One Archangium violaceum genomic window, CCGAAAATCGTACGCATTGAAACGCTGCCTTTCCCGAGGGGGAGGCCCGACTTTCACAAGATTCAGAGAAAATGATCAAATCTCGGCTTGTGGTTTAAGAAAGGCTTCCGAGCCTGCCCCAGAAAACAAGTTTCAGCTGCAACGACTCTCCAGGAGAAGAAGTGAAGCCCCGACACACACTGATGGTGATGGCCTTGCTACTGCTGATGCCCCTGGGGGCCCGGGCGGAGCCCCGGCGGCTGGTGTTGCTCTTCACGGGAGACAACCGGGGGGAGATCGCCCCGTGTGGCTGCAAGCAGGAACCCCAGGGAGGGCTGGCCCGGAGGAAGATGGCCCTCGAGGCGGAGCGGGCCCGGGGCCTGCCGGTGGTGCTGATGGACGCGGGCAACGCGCTGTTCCGCGAGCCCACGCGCCGGGAGGAGGACCTGCTCCAACAGCGGGCGGAGCTGGTGCTCGAGCAGATGGAGGCGCAGGGCACCGTGGCCATGGCGGTGGGAGAGCGCGACCTGTCGCGGGGCCTGTCCTGGCTCCAGAAGGCCACGCGGGGGCGCCAGAAGATGAAGCTGCTGTCCGCCAACCTGGTGGACAAGGCGGGCAAGGCCCCCTTCGCGGCCTCCACGGTGCTGGAGGCCGGAGGACTGAAGCTGGGCGTGGTGGGCGTGTCCCCCGAGGGCACACCGGCCGGTGAGCCCGGGTTGAAGGGCGGCCCCCCTGTGGAGGCCGCGCTGGCCGAGGCCCGCCGGCTGCGCCAGGGCAGGAAGGTGGACGTGGTGGTGCTGGCGGCGGTGCCCTACCAGCAGGCCGTGAAGCTGGCCCTGCTGGCCGGGGACACGGTGGACTTCGTGGTGCAGTCCCACGACGCGAAGGGCATCGGCATTGGCGAGCTGGTGGGCAGCCACGCCGCCGTCTTCCCCGCGGGGGAGCTCGGCAAGCAGGTGACGCGGCTGGAGCTGAGCGTGGATGGACCGGGACCCTCGGTGGACCTGGGCTCGGGGACGCGCGCCCGCCAGCAGCTGCGCGTGGTGGAGGACAACCTCCAGCGGGCCCACGAGCGGCTGGCCAGCGCCCGGGATGAGCAGACACGCGGCGAGCTCACGAGCACCATCGTGGAGCTGGAGGGCCGTCTGCGGCAGCTCGAGACGGAGCTGGACGTGAAGCCTCCCACCGGCGGGCGCGCGCACCAGCTCTCCTATGTCACCCTGGGCCTGGCGGTGCCGGATGATCCGCTGCTGAAGCAGCGGGTGGAGCAGCTCCAGCCGAGCGGCGCTCCAGCACCCTGAACCGCTACACGATGGCGTGGGCGAGAATCCGTTCGAAGACGCGCGGGTTCGTGCCCAGCCAGCGCACCAGGGGACGGCGCAGCCCCGGCCTGCTGGCCAGCAACAACAGACTCCTCGTCAGCCAGGCGTACTTGCGGAACGCCCGTTGAAACACACGCTCGT contains:
- a CDS encoding 5'-nucleotidase codes for the protein MKPRHTLMVMALLLLMPLGARAEPRRLVLLFTGDNRGEIAPCGCKQEPQGGLARRKMALEAERARGLPVVLMDAGNALFREPTRREEDLLQQRAELVLEQMEAQGTVAMAVGERDLSRGLSWLQKATRGRQKMKLLSANLVDKAGKAPFAASTVLEAGGLKLGVVGVSPEGTPAGEPGLKGGPPVEAALAEARRLRQGRKVDVVVLAAVPYQQAVKLALLAGDTVDFVVQSHDAKGIGIGELVGSHAAVFPAGELGKQVTRLELSVDGPGPSVDLGSGTRARQQLRVVEDNLQRAHERLASARDEQTRGELTSTIVELEGRLRQLETELDVKPPTGGRAHQLSYVTLGLAVPDDPLLKQRVEQLQPSGAPAP